A window of Hordeum vulgare subsp. vulgare chromosome 5H, MorexV3_pseudomolecules_assembly, whole genome shotgun sequence genomic DNA:
GCAATGGTACCACCTGGAGGATGTAGCACCAACTTCAGTTTCGCTTGCTCCTCCCATCTTTTATTAACACCTACAAGTGTATGAAAACAGCTAGCATGTTAAAAATATATAAATCTGTTATGCAACATGATAGATATTGTACAGagggaaaaaaaaagaaggatttCATTTCAAACAAATAAGAAAACATTTTTTTGTGACAAAGAAGACAACAATTAATAATTGTTAATTTCTTAGCaggaaaaagaagaaaatgaTACCTGAAAAGTAGACAAAAACCCCAGAGCTAATCCACAAACCAAACCAAGCTCGGACGGTTAGGATGTTCCTCCATTGCTTTCTCCACAGCAGCCTGCGGCACAGATAATTTTTCATCATACACACTGATGCGAAGATGGCGCAACCTGGGCAAGCCTCTCAGTATCTCAACGTCTCTCGCATTGATCACTTCCATTGTGATGCATAGTTTCTCAAGGTTGACGAGCGAGGCCACCCATCCTGGAACCTCCGAGAGGTAGTCCCCCGCGATGATAAGCTCACGAAGGCCGCACTGTGGATCGGGAAACCATGAACGCTTGAAGTACTCATCCGCTGCTTCCTTTACAAAGATGTGCAGAGACTCAAGGCCTGTTTTGCTGAGCTCACATATGGAAGAGAGaaactcctcctcatcctcctcgatctcctcctcctctttctcgaaATTAACATCACAATTACCCATATCATACATGTTCCATATTATGCCCAGCTTCCTCAGTTTTTTGAGTTGGCCAAGCCTCTTTAGAAATTCCGTTGACTGAGTATAAATATTGAGACCTTCCAACACTCGCAATCCCTCAATGGCCGCAATTTCATCCGGTACTGTTTCATAACCATCGACATGTAGAGTTACATAACAGTCCAACCGTTCTTGGATGGTCATAGGGATTTCCATTAGTTTTTTGTATCCTTTCACGTCAATCTTCAAATGTTGCAGCCTTGCCACCTGCTCTGGAAGCTTCTTGACGGCATTCGCATGTTTGAACCTCAGGTACTTGAGGTGCAACAAATTTCCAATACCTGCAAGGTGATCATCTTCTAACTGTGAACAATCCTCAAAGTCCAGAACACGCAAGAGTGGAAACTCTGACAAAGATGGGATCTTCACATTACGACCAAATACATGGAGTGATCGGGCACTAGATACATCAAGACCCGACAGAATCTTGCCGTCATTCTGTAAAGACACTCGACGAATCTTGGCCTTGGTATCAGGATTTATAACACCATGTACACCTATTATAGTAACAAAGTTCCCTTCAACAGCCTTAGATACAATGAAATCATGAACAGTGCCATGAACACGATAACTCTTCACCTCGTCCCCAAATGTCTCGTCCATCTTTGCAGCCTGGATCAACCTCCTATTGATGAGCTCATTGAAACACATCTCCCCCGACTCATATATTGTATAACCAACTCTTTTCTGAATGAATCCCTCGCCAATCCACCGCCTTATCAGATTCTCCTTCTCAATATTGTGCCTCTCTGGAAATATGCTCAGGTACAATAGACACGTTTTGAGATGAGGAGGAAGATCCAAGTAACTAAGGGATATTATGTGTACCATGTCTTCGCCGATAGAGTTTTGTAGTGCCGCACCAATTGAATCCTTTACTTGCTCCCATATTCCATTTTCACTTGCCTTATCAGCCAATACACCAGATATAGCTATGATTGCCAAAGGTAAGCCAGCACATTTATCCAAGATCGGACCAGAAATCCCTTGAAGGTATGATGGACATTTTTCTTCAGAGTTGAATAGTCTTGCATAGAATAATTGCCTCGAATGCACCATACTAAGAGGCCTTATATTGTATACATGTCCTCTGAAAGTTGAACAACATGATTGAGCGACCCCATGTATGCGGGTAGTGATAATTATTTTACTACCAGAACTAGTTGTGGGAAATGCACACTCAATAACCTTCCATATTTCCACATCCCGTATATCATCAAGTACAATAAAGTACCTgcaaatatatataaataaaagTTGTGCTTACTGAAAAAAAGGCAATAAAGGAGTTCGAATATCCATAAGAATATATTTGTTTGGTCACACGATCAGGGGAAGTTTCGGCAGAATTTCCACTAGAATGGATAGTTCGCAGTTCATTAAATGTATCCTGCACTTGTACACTACTATGGCCTGGTAAAAACTAAAATAGTTTGGAAACTATAGTTACCTCTAATCTTAAAAATTGCCATtctatacctattaataaagcgCCTATTGCTTATGTGGTACGTCATTAAATTTATCCTAAAGTTCgtcaaaattacccaccaatgccacccgtaagtgacaaaaacgattcgtttttgaACTTCGATTCGGCTATTTGTTTCTCATTCTAAAGGACGCCGTTCCCATATTTCATCACAAGAGCAGGCTAGGCCAACTGGTTGGGTGCGCGCCCAACCAACCAGGAGACCCAAGTTCAATTTGCACTGAGGCTTACAACCCCTTTTTGTTCTTCTATTTTgcacttttttttctcttttggctTTATTTTGATAAACTTTGCACACATGTTAATCATGTATTACAGAAATATTAAATTTGTAGACAAAAAAGTTCCCACATATACAAAAAAATGTACAATGCGTATGGACAATAAAAAAATGTACAACCCTTTTTGTTCTTCTATTTCgcactttttttttattttttttctcttttgccttTATTTCGATAAACTTTGTACACATGTTAATCATGGATTAAAAAAAGTTAAATTTGTAGACAAAAAAGTTCCCACATATACAAAAAAATGTACAATGCGTATGGACAATAAAAAAATGTACAACCCTTTTTGTTCTTCTATTTCGCACTTTTtcgatttttttctcttttgcctttatttcgataaactttgcacacatgttaatcatggattaaaaaaatgtcaaatttgtagacaAAAAAGTGTACAATGCGTATGGacaataaataatatatttttcttttattttgaaaa
This region includes:
- the LOC123395956 gene encoding disease resistance protein RGA5-like, coding for MEEEGLVSAATGALQPALAKLAALLGDEYKEVRGEVELLTRELAAMDAFLLTKSEEEEDHSSQDKACMHEIRELSYDIDDDLGGFIMASVPDKSAELAGLLDKMQAMLGRTKARHQMIATAVDDLKEQVVKVAERHSHHKRPKVDDGRALATVNNASSELVGIDGPKEELIQLLTGSDSESTQQQPNPSLVAIVGSGGMGKTTLAKQVYKDLKQIQFNCHAAFCSVPRSSDKVQVIRAIYKKLNRSYYPSPDEDLRQLVTMISDFLEDKQYFIVLDDIRDVEIWKVIECAFPTTSSGSKIIITTRIHGVAQSCCSTFRGHVYNIRPLSMVHSRQLFYARLFNSEEKCPSYLQGISGPILDKCAGLPLAIIAISGVLADKASENGIWEQVKDSIGAALQNSIGEDMVHIISLSYLDLPPHLKTCLLYLSIFPERHNIEKENLIRRWIGEGFIQKRVGYTIYESGEMCFNELINRRLIQAAKMDETFGDEVKSYRVHGTVHDFIVSKAVEGNFVTIIGVHGVINPDTKAKIRRVSLQNDGKILSGLDVSSARSLHVFGRNVKIPSLSEFPLLRVLDFEDCSQLEDDHLAGIGNLLHLKYLRFKHANAVKKLPEQVARLQHLKIDVKGYKKLMEIPMTIQERLDCYVTLHVDGYETVPDEIAAIEGLRVLEGLNIYTQSTEFLKRLGQLKKLRKLGIIWNMYDMGNCDVNFEKEEEEIEEDEEEFLSSICELSKTGLESLHIFVKEAADEYFKRSWFPDPQCGLRELIIAGDYLSEVPGWVASLVNLEKLCITMEVINARDVEILRGLPRLRHLRISVYDEKLSVPQAAVEKAMEEHPNRPSLVWFVD